Below is a window of Thermodesulfomicrobium sp. WS DNA.
AGCCCGAGCACCAGGTGGTCTTCGGTGAAGCCGAGCTCGGCCCGTACACGCTTTCGGGCTTCGGGGTTGGGGAAGAAGGTCTCGGTGTCCACGCCGCCGAGGATACAGAAGATGCGCTCGCGCGGCAGCCCCATGGCGAGAAAGCGCCGGGTGGTGGCGGAATTGGTGCTGATCACGGCGTCCGCCTGCAGATGGAGCCAGCGGTTGATGGGGTCGTTTTTGGGGGGGCGCTGATCGCCGCGGGTGCGGATGAGGGCGAAGTCCCGGCGCAGGCGGCGCAGGGCGGCCCACATCCAGAAGTGCTCCCCCCGGTGGCAATTGACCACCTGGGGGCAAAAGCGCGAGGTGAGTTCGCCGATGGCGCGGGCCAGGCGCGCCGTGCCCCAGGGGGTGCGGGTATTGTGGTCCAGACGGACCAAGGATAGGCCGCGCTTCTTTCCTGCCGCCTCGGCCAGGGTGCCGGGGAGGACCGCCACGCGCACCTGGTGGCCGGCGGCTTGCTGCAGGCGGGCCAGCTCCATGGCATACCAGACCGTGGCGTTGAACCAGCGTACATTGGCGATGTGGAGGATACGCACTGTGGTCTCCGTGATTCTTCCGGTCCGCAATCGTGCCGCGGTGGTGGAGCGCGCGGTGCGCTCCGTGTGGGCGCAGACCTGGCAGGACTGGGAGCTTGTGGCCGTGGACGACGGTTCCGACGACGCCACCCGTACCGTGCTGGAGGACCTGGCGGCCCAGGAGCCCCGGATGCGGGTGCTGGTCACCCCGCCGCGTGGGGTGAGCCATGCCCGCAACCGGGGGGTGGAGGCAAGCGCCGGCGCGTGGATCGCCTTCTTGGATTCCGACGACCTGTGGCTGCCGCGCAAATTGGAGGCGCAGATGCGCTTTGTGGCGGACTCGGGGTTTTCGGCCTGCCAGACCGAAGAGATCTGGATCCGCCACGGCCGGCGGGTGAATCCGTGCCGCAAGCACGCCAAGCCTGCGGGATGGTTTTTGGAGCGGGCCGTGGCGCTCTGCCTGATCAGCCCGTCGTGCGTGCTCTTTTCCCGCGCCCTCTGGGAGCAGGTGGGGCCGTTCGACGAGGACCTGCCGGCGTGCGAGGACTACGCCTTGTGGCTGCGGCTGCTCCTCGTGGCCCCGGTGGGGCTTGTGCCCCAGGCCTTGGTGGTCAAGACCGGCGGCCATGCGGATCAGCTCTCCCGCCTTTTCGTGGGGCAGGACCGGTTCCGCCTGGAAGGCCTGCGCCGGGCCCTTGCCCGGGCGCAGCGCGCCGAAGACCGCCGCATCCTGGCTGCGGAAATGGTGCGCCGCGGCCGCATCTACCAGGCAGGCTGCCTCAAACACGGCCTGGTGGACGAGGCCGTGCTCGTCGGCCAGTGGATGGATGCGGCCCGCGCCGGCAAGGAGGCTTAGGGGCCGATCTCCCGCTTGGTGATGGCCTCCTGCCCCTGGCGCTGCTCCTGCGCCTGCCGTTCCCGGCTTAGGCGCCGATCTCCCGCTTGGTGATGGCCTCGGCCTTGATGCGGTCGAGGAGCTC
It encodes the following:
- a CDS encoding glycosyltransferase family 4 protein, whose amino-acid sequence is MRILHIANVRWFNATVWYAMELARLQQAAGHQVRVAVLPGTLAEAAGKKRGLSLVRLDHNTRTPWGTARLARAIGELTSRFCPQVVNCHRGEHFWMWAALRRLRRDFALIRTRGDQRPPKNDPINRWLHLQADAVISTNSATTRRFLAMGLPRERIFCILGGVDTETFFPNPEARKRVRAELGFTEDHLVLGLLGRLDTVKGQREIIEALRILHHRGHRHLRLLLLGFSSALAEATVQDWIRAAGLDAAVTITGRVEPVAEYLNAVDLAVVPSLWSEAIARAALEWMACGVPTLASTVGVLPDLFAPEALVPPGDVAAWAQRIEKAMDADFRLRLRDLQDQRLPELTSETFLAATMEVYARALTRVERPR
- a CDS encoding glycosyltransferase family A protein, with the protein product MILPVRNRAAVVERAVRSVWAQTWQDWELVAVDDGSDDATRTVLEDLAAQEPRMRVLVTPPRGVSHARNRGVEASAGAWIAFLDSDDLWLPRKLEAQMRFVADSGFSACQTEEIWIRHGRRVNPCRKHAKPAGWFLERAVALCLISPSCVLFSRALWEQVGPFDEDLPACEDYALWLRLLLVAPVGLVPQALVVKTGGHADQLSRLFVGQDRFRLEGLRRALARAQRAEDRRILAAEMVRRGRIYQAGCLKHGLVDEAVLVGQWMDAARAGKEA